In one window of Bemisia tabaci chromosome 6, PGI_BMITA_v3 DNA:
- the LOC109033896 gene encoding mitochondrial ribosome-associated GTPase 2, with protein MLSDRLRSILGILITSNLRHNVKYSTTVAKALRPKKRKSIRDNTRGFLDVKVVRTCAGNGGNGALSFLSAWSNARAGPDGGDGGHGGHVIFQATDGVRDLHHVPSVLRGDNGEKGYNRDCNGRNASHTIVPVPVGTLVRNKEDKIVADLNEDGLMFVAARGGAGGKGNHFFVTDTFQAPKIAEYGGEGEDYKYILEVASIAHFGMLGFPNAGKSTLLQAISRAKPKIAPYPFTTVQPHVGIIEYEDFEQVAVADLPGIIEGSHQNQGLGIQFLRHARRCTGLLMIIDTALPEPWDTLKKLRYELEKFDERMCEKPQIIVANKVDMAESKENLKILMDKYPDNQVIPISAKYGTNLADLLLQLKIIYDQQRAQGDDQRCLAQELVQENCETGEGIEGDDESPKI; from the coding sequence ATGTTGAGTGACCGCCTTCGCTCCATCCTAGGCATATTGATTACATCAAATCTCAGACATAATGTCAAATACTCGACAACTGTAGCCAAAGCTTTGCGgcccaaaaaaaggaaatctaTAAGAGATAATACACGAGGATTTCTGGATGTGAAAGTTGTTCGCACTTGCGCTGGTAATGGAGGAAACGGCGCTCTTTCGTTTTTAAGTGCTTGGTCCAACGCACGTGCAGGACCAGATGGTGGTGATGGCGGGCATGGAGGACACGTTATTTTTCAAGCAACAGATGGTGTTCGAGATTTGCATCATGTGCCCTCCGTCCTGCGAGGTGATAATGGAGAAAAGGGTTACAATAGGGATTGCAATGGAAGGAATGCCTCACACACTATAGTACCCGTTCCTGTTGGAACTCTAGTCAGAAACAAGGAAGACAAGATTGTGGCTGATCTGAATGAAGATGGCTTAATGTTTGTTGCAGCCCGAGGTGGCGCTGGAGGTAAAGgaaatcatttttttgtcaCTGATACATTTCAAGCACCAAAGATTGCGGAGTACGGAGGTGAAGGAGAGGATTATAAATACATCCTTGAAGTTGCCAGTATTGCACATTTTGGAATGCTGGGTTTTCCAAATGCTGGCAAGAGCACTTTGTTACAAGCCATCTCCAGAGCAAAGCCCAAAATAGCACCATATCCGTTTACCACCGTTCAACCCCATGTGGGCATTATCGAATACGAAGATTTTGAACAAGTAGCTGTCGCAGATTTACCTGGTATTATAGAGGGATCTCATCAGAACCAAGGGCTTGGAATACAATTTTTACGACATGCGAGACGTTGTACTGGACTGTTAATGATAATTGACACAGCTCTCCCTGAACCATGGGATACTTTGAAGAAGCTCCGGTACGAGTTGGAAAAGTTTGATGAAAGAATGTGCGAAAAACCACAAATTATTGTTGCCAACAAAGTGGATATGGCGGAATCGAAGGAAAATCTTAAGATATTGATGGATAAGTATCCAGACAATCAGGTGATTCCAATCTCTGCAAAATATGGTACAAATTTGGCAGATTTACTTTTGCAACTTAAAATCATCTATGATCAACAAAGAGCTCAGGGAGATGACCAGAGATGTTTGGCACAAGAActtgttcaagaaaattgtgaaaCTGGAGAAGGAATTGAAGGAGATGATGAAAGTCCCAAAATCTAG